The Mastacembelus armatus chromosome 9, fMasArm1.2, whole genome shotgun sequence genome contains a region encoding:
- the LOC113138985 gene encoding probable isoprenylcysteine alpha-carbonyl methylesterase ICMEL2 isoform X1 produces MLYTSNRLNSPLAYLPDKEKKTKTGRLKLNMPQYHLSLPVAVGVLLVGLPYSVSLAVQWLYGWPNKPGYKKYIEALKPRRIVRLTRAMLEMLKYLQYGRLYFQWRSWYKNAENCKHYEKGITFGRRGNKLDLYYPPNKGKCEDVLAPLVVFIYGGAWGSGERSIYCLLARQMAEELGAAVICPDYCTYPKGNVLGMVQDIADCLIWVQESGQKFNFDKGNVVLIGHSAGAHLCALTTLFLTDTREELFIEASKQRDITLTIRGVIGLSGVYDIRDHYEHERKRAIEYVSTMHKAMNGVENFEYYSPTHLLKKFSQDKLKRVPPFALLHGTSDIIVPVESSTKFSELLTSLSVKVSLYLLPRVGHTELVTDLMASDRHLYHPIYSCIKQECRKLLGTC; encoded by the exons ATGCTCTACACTTCAAACAGATTAAACAGTCCATTGGCATATCTACctgataaagaaaagaaaa CAAAGACAGGAAGACTGAAGCTCAACAT GCCACAGTACCACCTGTCACTGCCTGTGGCAGTGGGTGTCCTGTTGGTTGGCCTCCCATACTCAGTGTCTCTAGCTGTCCAGTGGCTTTATGGCTGGCCCAACAAGCCTGGATACAAGAAGTACATAGAAGCGCTAAAACCAAG ACGAATAGTTCGTTTGACCAGAGCTATGCTGGAAATGCTCAAATATCTGCAATATGGGAGACTTTACTTTCAGTGGAGGTCATGGTACAAGAATGCTGAAAACTGCAAGCATTATGAAAAG GGCATCACATTTGGCCGCCGGGGCAACAAGCTGGACTTGTACTACCCTCCAAACAAGGGCAAGTGTGAAGATGTGTTGGCACCACTGGTGGTTTTCATCTATGGAGGTGCATGGGGCTCTGGGGAAAGGTCCATTTACTGTTTGCTGGCCAGGCAGATGGCTGAAGAATTAGGTGCGGCTGTGATTTGTCCTGATTATTGCACCTATCCAAAG GGGAATGTTTTAGGGATGGTCCAAGATATTGCTGACTGCTTGATTTGGGTCCAAGAGAGTGGACAGAAATTCAACTTTGACAAA gGCAACGTAGTGTTAATTGGCCACTCAGCTGGTGCACATTTGTGTGCACTGACCACACTATTTCTCACTGACACAAGAGAAGAGCTTTTCATAGAGGCCAGCAAGCAGAGGGACATTACGCTGACAATAAGAGGGGTTATTG GTTTAAGTGGTGTGTATGATATCAGGGACCATTATGAGCATGAGAGGAAGCGGGCAATTGAATATGTGTCCACCATGCACAAAGCCATGAATGGAGTAGAAAACTTTGAGTACTATTCACCAACACACTTACTGAAGAAGTTCAGCCAGGACAAACTGAAGAg AGTTCCTCCATTTGCTTTGCTACATGGGACCAGTGACATTATTGTTCCTGTTGAATCTTCCACAAAGTTCTCTGAGCTGCTCACCTCACTGTCCGTGAAGGTTTCGCTCTATCTGCTGCCCAGAGTTGGCCACACTGAGCTCGTCACTGACCTCATGGCATCAGACAGGCACCTCTATCATCCAATTTACAGCTGTATTAAACAGGAGTGCAGAAAACTTCTGGGAACCTGCTGA
- the LOC113138985 gene encoding probable isoprenylcysteine alpha-carbonyl methylesterase ICMEL2 isoform X2, with translation MPQYHLSLPVAVGVLLVGLPYSVSLAVQWLYGWPNKPGYKKYIEALKPRRIVRLTRAMLEMLKYLQYGRLYFQWRSWYKNAENCKHYEKGITFGRRGNKLDLYYPPNKGKCEDVLAPLVVFIYGGAWGSGERSIYCLLARQMAEELGAAVICPDYCTYPKGNVLGMVQDIADCLIWVQESGQKFNFDKGNVVLIGHSAGAHLCALTTLFLTDTREELFIEASKQRDITLTIRGVIGLSGVYDIRDHYEHERKRAIEYVSTMHKAMNGVENFEYYSPTHLLKKFSQDKLKRVPPFALLHGTSDIIVPVESSTKFSELLTSLSVKVSLYLLPRVGHTELVTDLMASDRHLYHPIYSCIKQECRKLLGTC, from the exons AT GCCACAGTACCACCTGTCACTGCCTGTGGCAGTGGGTGTCCTGTTGGTTGGCCTCCCATACTCAGTGTCTCTAGCTGTCCAGTGGCTTTATGGCTGGCCCAACAAGCCTGGATACAAGAAGTACATAGAAGCGCTAAAACCAAG ACGAATAGTTCGTTTGACCAGAGCTATGCTGGAAATGCTCAAATATCTGCAATATGGGAGACTTTACTTTCAGTGGAGGTCATGGTACAAGAATGCTGAAAACTGCAAGCATTATGAAAAG GGCATCACATTTGGCCGCCGGGGCAACAAGCTGGACTTGTACTACCCTCCAAACAAGGGCAAGTGTGAAGATGTGTTGGCACCACTGGTGGTTTTCATCTATGGAGGTGCATGGGGCTCTGGGGAAAGGTCCATTTACTGTTTGCTGGCCAGGCAGATGGCTGAAGAATTAGGTGCGGCTGTGATTTGTCCTGATTATTGCACCTATCCAAAG GGGAATGTTTTAGGGATGGTCCAAGATATTGCTGACTGCTTGATTTGGGTCCAAGAGAGTGGACAGAAATTCAACTTTGACAAA gGCAACGTAGTGTTAATTGGCCACTCAGCTGGTGCACATTTGTGTGCACTGACCACACTATTTCTCACTGACACAAGAGAAGAGCTTTTCATAGAGGCCAGCAAGCAGAGGGACATTACGCTGACAATAAGAGGGGTTATTG GTTTAAGTGGTGTGTATGATATCAGGGACCATTATGAGCATGAGAGGAAGCGGGCAATTGAATATGTGTCCACCATGCACAAAGCCATGAATGGAGTAGAAAACTTTGAGTACTATTCACCAACACACTTACTGAAGAAGTTCAGCCAGGACAAACTGAAGAg AGTTCCTCCATTTGCTTTGCTACATGGGACCAGTGACATTATTGTTCCTGTTGAATCTTCCACAAAGTTCTCTGAGCTGCTCACCTCACTGTCCGTGAAGGTTTCGCTCTATCTGCTGCCCAGAGTTGGCCACACTGAGCTCGTCACTGACCTCATGGCATCAGACAGGCACCTCTATCATCCAATTTACAGCTGTATTAAACAGGAGTGCAGAAAACTTCTGGGAACCTGCTGA